In Desulfopila inferna, a single genomic region encodes these proteins:
- a CDS encoding AtpZ/AtpI family protein translates to MSGVKKEMIHLLANYGHIGFTFVACIFIGLGGGILLDQKVFEGRTAPWFTFIGLAFGIAAGFKTLFGILWQNKDKGGKKED, encoded by the coding sequence ATGTCCGGTGTGAAAAAAGAGATGATCCACCTGCTGGCCAATTATGGTCATATTGGATTTACCTTCGTTGCCTGCATCTTTATCGGTCTGGGCGGCGGAATATTGCTGGACCAGAAAGTCTTTGAAGGTCGAACCGCCCCCTGGTTTACCTTCATCGGCCTGGCTTTTGGTATAGCAGCCGGTTTTAAGACGCTGTTCGGTATCCTCTGGCAAAATAAAGACAAGGGTGGAAAGAAAGAAGATTGA
- the trxA gene encoding thioredoxin — protein sequence MASDKVQQISDADFDSIIGSDTPTLVDFWAPWCGPCKAIGPVVEDLAEEFDGKINIAKMNVDDNPATPGKFGIRAIPTLIMFKGGEVVDQITGAVGKSQLVDLINKAI from the coding sequence ATGGCAAGCGATAAAGTCCAACAGATAAGTGATGCAGATTTTGATTCGATTATTGGCTCTGACACACCTACTCTGGTAGATTTCTGGGCCCCATGGTGCGGACCCTGCAAAGCAATCGGCCCAGTCGTTGAAGATCTCGCTGAGGAGTTTGACGGAAAGATCAATATCGCCAAAATGAATGTCGATGATAATCCTGCAACCCCGGGGAAATTCGGGATACGAGCCATACCGACACTGATTATGTTCAAGGGAGGTGAGGTTGTTGATCAGATCACCGGAGCCGTCGGTAAATCTCAGCTCGTCGATCTCATCAATAAAGCCATTTAA
- the hemL gene encoding glutamate-1-semialdehyde 2,1-aminomutase, with protein sequence MDTVRSGQMFKEAQKYIPGGVNSPVRACRSVGCEPVFIERAEGSTVYDVDSNRYTDFVCSWGPMIMGHAHPDIVEAVQRSATAGTSFGAPTPSEVDLARMVVEAVPSVEKVRFVNSGTEATMSAVRLARGYTGKNTVIKFDGCYHGHADSFLIKAGSGVITLGIPGSPGVPDDVVKNTASIPYNNVEILERTLRDEKLDIACVIIEPVAGNMGCIPPQPEFLQTLRRLTRELGIILIFDEVITGFRLSYGGAQEYFDVTPDLTCLGKIIGGGLPVGAYGGKAEIMNHIAPDGPVYQAGTLSGNPLAMSAGIAALKILQRPGFYEELNEKSAETADQLRDVVRRVGIDVQLNSIGSLMTAFFTKAEVADFDGAMRSDTDRYGAHFRQMLSQGIYLAPSQFEVAFISAAHTTDELKNLVKMTEWSFKKLLES encoded by the coding sequence ATGGATACAGTCAGATCCGGCCAAATGTTTAAAGAGGCACAGAAATATATTCCCGGCGGGGTGAACAGCCCCGTCAGAGCCTGCCGATCCGTGGGCTGTGAACCGGTGTTTATCGAAAGAGCTGAGGGCTCAACTGTTTACGATGTGGATAGCAACAGATATACCGATTTTGTCTGTTCCTGGGGACCGATGATAATGGGACACGCACATCCTGATATTGTCGAGGCGGTACAGAGGAGTGCAACAGCGGGCACCAGTTTTGGCGCACCCACGCCTTCCGAGGTCGATCTGGCCCGGATGGTGGTCGAGGCGGTACCTTCCGTGGAAAAGGTTCGTTTTGTCAATTCCGGAACGGAGGCGACCATGAGCGCCGTTCGGCTCGCCAGGGGGTACACGGGTAAGAATACCGTGATAAAGTTCGATGGATGTTATCATGGCCATGCCGATTCTTTCCTGATAAAAGCCGGTTCAGGTGTAATCACCCTGGGAATCCCGGGCAGTCCGGGAGTGCCGGATGATGTTGTCAAAAATACCGCTTCGATTCCCTATAATAATGTGGAGATTCTGGAGAGGACACTGCGGGATGAGAAATTGGATATTGCCTGTGTCATTATCGAGCCGGTCGCCGGCAACATGGGCTGCATACCGCCTCAGCCGGAATTTCTGCAGACTCTGAGAAGGCTTACCCGGGAACTGGGCATTATTCTTATCTTCGATGAGGTGATTACCGGTTTCAGATTATCCTATGGCGGTGCCCAGGAATACTTTGATGTCACCCCGGATCTCACCTGTCTGGGGAAGATCATCGGTGGTGGTCTTCCCGTTGGCGCCTACGGCGGCAAGGCTGAAATAATGAACCATATCGCACCAGATGGTCCGGTCTACCAGGCTGGGACCCTGTCAGGCAACCCTCTGGCGATGTCAGCGGGCATAGCTGCCCTGAAAATCCTGCAACGCCCCGGTTTCTACGAAGAGCTCAATGAAAAGAGCGCGGAAACGGCTGACCAGCTGCGGGATGTCGTGCGCCGCGTCGGCATAGACGTGCAGTTGAACAGCATCGGTTCGCTGATGACAGCATTTTTTACAAAAGCCGAGGTGGCGGATTTTGACGGAGCCATGCGATCGGACACCGATCGTTATGGCGCCCATTTCCGTCAGATGCTGTCCCAGGGAATATACCTTGCTCCTTCGCAGTTTGAAGTTGCTTTTATTTCAGCCGCTCACACCACCGATGAGCTGAAAAATCTGGTGAAAATGACTGAATGGTCATTCAAAAAATTGCTGGAAAGTTAA